In Bacillus carboniphilus, the sequence AATGGAGCGATGGAAAATCATATCGGTTACTTTGGGACTGACCCGTCTGATATAGAGGATGTTTTAAAAGAGATTTTAGAAGATGAAGAGAGTTTAATATTCATTGCGACGGGTAGTCTTGATGCAATAGAAGTGGCAGAGGTTGTTTTGGAGGGTGCGGATGAGGGCTTTGATATGCGCCCATTATTAGGAGTATTGGTATTAGATGTAGATTCTGAGCGAAAATGGGTTGAAGTGATGGGCCCATTTAGTGAATCTGTGTCAGATGTTGTGTTTACGAGACTTTGGGAGGAAGCGCTGAATGTAATCGGTGAGGGTTATCGTTACCAGTTGTTTTTTCATGAAGAAAACGTTTCGTTGTTGAGGTTTGCCGGGCGACATGGATTTTCGTTCAAAGGAAATGAACTTATATATGAAATCCGTGATTATGAATCCAAAGGGCATAAGTTGACGTTGTTGGCGGATGAGGATAAGGAGGTATTTGTAGCGTTACATAATGCTGTATTTCCGCGTACGTACTATGATGGTAATGAGATTTTAGAGCGAGTCGATGAAAACCAGCAGTTGTTTGTTCATTATAGTGAGCAGGGTACATTGATTGGATATGTTTATATTGAGGCAGATCCTCTGATGCAAGACGGTAGCGTTGAATTTGTTGGCGTTCATGCAGATTATCGAAAACAAGGGATTGGTCGGGAGCTTCTTGGGAAGGCGTTGGAATGGTTCTTTGTTGAGCGAGGGTTTACCGGGCTGGTCACCTTGTGTGTGAATGAGGACTTAAAAGGTGCTCAGAATTTGTATGAAGCCGTTGGGTTTGAGAGGAAGAAGATGTTGTTAACGTATTTGCGTGAGGGATAAGGAAAGGGCGCTCTGTGTGGGAGCGCCCTTTTGTTGTTTGGTAGCAGGATTTTTGTTAATGGTAGAGCCGGTTGTGGGTTACTATCGGAAACTTTGGTTGTGCTATCGGAAATTCTGGGCCTTCTATCAGAAACTTTGGCCGCGCTATCGGAAAATCCGGAGCTTCTATCGGAAACTTTGGCCACGCTATCGGAAATTCCGGAGCTTCTATCGGAAACTTTGACGCGCTATCGGAAATTCCGCGCATTCTATCGGAAACTTCGGCCGCGCTATCGGAAATTCCGGAGCTTCTATCGGAAACTTTGACCGCGCTATCGGAAATTCTTGGCCTTCTATCGGAAACTTCGGCCGCGCTATCGGAAAATTGAGCCATCCTATCGGAAATTCTTCGTCTTCTTCATCAAAAATCCCACTCCTAAACCGGCCCTGGGCACACTTTCTCAGAACTAATTTCACTGATATCTGTACCTAAATCCCCTTTATCTGAAATCAACTCACCAGTTTCCGCACTCAACACCCCTGAGTGGGACAGGGTTCCTGTCCCCTCTGTCCCACCACCGGCAGGAGGGCGGACCTCAGAGCCGCCGCCGACCTCTGTCCCACCGATTCGTTGGTCACCTGGTTTTGGGATGTAGAGGTCGATTTCTAGGATGTCTTGTTGTCCGCTTTTTTTAGCGAAGATGATGGCTTTGAAGGCTCCTTTGGGCATGGATTTGAAGTCGAGCTCTTTACTAACCATTCCATGGTGTACGTTTCGCTTCCAATCGAGGAAGCCTTGGAACTGCAGGGTATCCGGATTGTACAGGGCAATTCCCATTTCATCCGCGCCACCGGGTAGGTACATTTCGTATTTCCACATACCCTTTTGATCACTCGGTCCTATGTTAAAGCCCATGACTCTGGGATAATCCGGCTCGTTCACTACGAAAAGGTAGGGAATAGTAATGAGTTGTTTTCCCGCTGTCATTTCTAAATAACCGTCATATATGGATTCTTTATCACTTGCCTCTAAAAGGGTCATCGTAACGGTTACTTCTTTTTCCTCACCTGGCTGTAAGTCAAAAGATTGAGGCAACTGCCAGCGAATGACTTCACTATGATTAGGTACTGCAAACGAGTACTTAATTGGATTTTTTCCTACGTTTTTAACCTTCAGCTGCGCAGACTTTGTCTCCAAACCTTTCATATCTGTGTATTTCCCTAGCTCTAATGAACCCGGCATGACTAGACTTTCTGTTTGGACTGCCTCTAGGAGTTGAATTCGTCCCGCTCCCTGTTCAAAGGTATGGTACTTCCCACCTTCTTTGTTCGTTAAAACCTTTGACGTGTTCATGAGCGCAGCTTTTACCTCTTCTGGCGTCCAATCTGGGTGTGCTTGCAATAACAGAGCAGCTGCTCCTGCTACATGGGGTGCTGCCATGCTTGTTCCTTGTAAGGAAAGATACCCTTTGGGAACCGTACTATTGATGGCAACTCCGGGTGCAACAACATCCGGCTTTATATCCCAAGTGGACGTGACGGGTCCTCTTGAACTGAAGTCAGCGAGTAAGTCCTCTTCCTCTTTAAAAGCCATGTGCACCATCGGATCGCCTTTTTTCATTTCACTCAGTAAAGCTTCTCCCTCTTTTTTAGTAATCGAAGCAACAGGGATACTGACTTGTTTTTCTAAGTTCCCAATAAACGAGCCCTCAGTATTGTTGTATATGATGACCCCTTGAGCTCCCATTTGTTCTGCATTTAACACTTTTTCTGTAAACGTTAGTGACCCCCGTTCAACGAGCGCAATTTTTCCAAATGAATCTTTTAATTCATCTAATTGCCCGATACCTCCGTTCGCTAGCTCATAGGTCTTTTCAATCGACCATTTTTCAGAACCAATCAGAGGTTGTAGCGTCATTTCTTTATCTTCCAGTCCGTATGTAATGACAGGGATTCGAAGGGGAGGTGTAGACGCCCCCACCGAAATCGCTTCTGAAGCTGTTCCCGGAGAGCCAACCGTCCATCTTCTTGGGCCCGTGTTTCCATTGGAGGTAACCGCCACGATTCCATTTTTCACCGCCTGATTAAGAGCGATACTGACGGGAAGATCCGGTCCGTTCACACTACTCCCCAGCGAGAGATTAAGCACATCCACCTTATCTTTAATAGCCTGCTCGATAGCGGCAATGACTTGTTCGGTTGTACCATATCCACCTGGACCCAATGCACGATAGGCAATAATGTTCGCGTCTGGAGCCACCCCCTGAAACTTACCATCCGCCGCAATGATCCCAGCGACATGCGTTCCGTGAACCGTGTCTAACTCATGTCGACCATGTGTTTCCATCGGGTCAGAATCACCATCTACAAAATCCTTTCCTCCACTGTAGCTCCCTTTTAAATCGGGATGATTATAATCAATACCTGTATCAATCACACCAACGGTCACTCCTTTACCCGTAAGACGTTCATTCTTCGCATCAAAATAAGATCGAACATCTTCTCCTCCAATGTAAGGAATACTCCCTTCCCCCATTGCATGGTAAGGATTCACCTCTGAAACCATGGTGATTTCTTGCACTTCATTCAGTTTTCTTAATTCATGAACCTTCCCCTTAACCGAAAAACCATTCAAGGCATGTGTAAAATAATGCCGGATTTCAAGGGTAGGATATTGCTGTACCAGTTGTTGAATTTGCTCCTCGTTCCACTTGTCCTCTAAAACCACAATTGCTATCTTTTCTTCATTCAAGTCTTCTTTTGGAAGTGGTGGAATCTCAACCTCAATCCCAAAAGCCGGTTGCGCCACTCCTAGGTAGAGGACTAACAAACAGAGCCAGATCCGCTTCATCCATGAGCCTCCTATAAAAGTTCACTTTTACATAGACTTACCAATTTTGTTGAGATTATGCTTCATGGACTAAGACAGCTTTACAACGCAAAAAAAGCCAGACCCCAAATTGGGCCTGGCCTCATATCTCTATGCTTTAAACGAGTCTGGTTTTTCGGTTGTTTGTTTGAAGTAATAGCGGATAGCGTCTGCAATACGAGCTGATGCTTGTCCATCTCCGTATGGGTTGGAGGCTTTGGACATTTTTTCGTATTCAGCCTTATCAGTTAACAATTCATGCGCTAGGTTGAAAATGGTATCTTCATCCACACCAGCAAGCTTCAAGGTTCCTGCCTCGATACCCTCTGGACGTTCAGTCGTGTCACGAAGAACCAGGACTGGCTTTCCAAGCGATGGCGCTTCTTCTTGAATTCCACCTGAATCCGTTAAAATGATCTCACTTCTCGATAGGAAGTTATGAAAATCAATTACGTCAAGTGGTTCAATCAAATGAATGCGTGGATCGTTCCCTAAAATTTCGTCAGCCACTTCACGGACTGCTGGATTTAAGTGAACAGGGTACACCACTTGAACGTCATCATGACTTTCGACCATTCTCTTCACTGCTTTGAACATACTGCGCATGTTTTCACCTAGATTTTCACGACGGTGAGCAGTCATCAATACCAAACGGTCTGAACCAATCTTATCGAAAATTTCGTGATGATAATCATCTTTAACTGTCGTTTTTAGTGCATCAATCGCTGTATTCCCCGTGATAAAGATAGACTCTTCCACTTTATTTTCTTGGCGAAGGTTCGCAGCCGATTTATCCGTTGGCGAAAAGTGCAGATCTGCTAAAACCCCCGTCAGCTGGCGGTTCATTTCCTCTGGATATGGAGAATATTTATTCCATGTGCGTAGCCCCGCTTCCACGTGCCCAACAGGAATTTGGTTATAAAAAGCAGCTAAGCCAGCAATAAAGGTCGTTGTTGTATCACCATGCGCTAACACGATGTCCGGCTTTGCTTCCTTCATCACTTTGTCTAGCCCTTCAAGTCCACGAGTCGTTACATCTATAAGGGTTTGACGGTCCTTCATGATGTTCAAATCATAATCGGGTTCAATTCCAAAGATGTTCAAGACTTGATCAAGCATTTGACGATGTTGTGCCGTTACGGTCACAATCGTTTCGAATTGCTCGGGTCTCTTTTTAAGCTCAAGTACGAGTGGTGCCATTTTGATTGCTTCGGGTCTAGTTCCAAAGATGGTCATTACTTTTATTGGACGATCCATTTTATCCACCAACCTTTTAATAATCCGATCTTATTTCGTACCGAATAAGCGATCCCCTGCATCTCCTAAACCTGGTACGATGTAGCCTTTTTCATTTAGACGCTCATCTAATGCCGCGATGTAGATGTCCACATCTGGATGTGCTTCTTCCACCGCTTTTACCCCTTCAGGTGCTGCAATTAAACACATGAGCTTCATGTTTTTAGCTCCGCGTTTTTTCAAGGAGTTGATCGCTTCAACTGCAGAACCACCTGTTGCTAGCATTGGATCTACTACGATAAAATCACGCTCTTCTACATCAGAAGGAAGTTTTACATAGTATTCTACTGGCATCAATGTTTCTGGGTCTCTGTACAAACCGATGTGTCCAACTTTTGCAGCTGGGATTAGTTTTAAGATACCGTCAACCATTCCGATTCCTGCACGTAAAATAGGGATGATTCCAAGCTTTTTCCCTGCTAATACCTTTGATGTTGTACGACTCACCGGTGTATCAATTTCTACATCTTGAAGAGGTAGGTCTCTAGTTGCTTCAAAAGCCATTAGGGTTGCCACTTCGTCTACAAGCTCACGAAATTCTTTTGTCCCAGTGCTTTTTTCTCTTATGTACGTTAATTTATGCTGAATTAACGGGTGATCAAACACGTATACTTTAGCCAAAAACAATCTCTCCTTTTTATATCGCTGTTTTCACATACTTTGTTGCTTCTGTACAATAGTTGACTCAATTACAAAGGCCGTTGATTTCCGTTGCAGGTGCTTGCTTTCCGTGGGCGGTCCGGGAGCCTCCTCGTCGCTCGCGCTCCTGCGGGGTCTCCCTTGTCCCTTCCTCCCACAGGAGTCAAGCACCTTCCACTCCAATCAACTGTGGTTGAACTTTGATTGCAAGAAACAACAATCTTTACGAAAATTGCCTTTTGTATTTAATGCTAGGCAATTATTCACCTAGACACTTATGTAAATCATATAACTGTTATTTTGCACACTTCGTACAATTTTACAGAAAAAAAATTGCGAGGGCAATAATCTATTGAAATTGTTACGAAATCGTTAAACACCATAAAGAGCCCCCCATCTTCATAGCTGTGATATCTACGAGTTGGGGGGCCATTATATTAGCCTCTTTCAGGGTAAAGCGTAAAGCGGCTAGTTAGTGCCGTTACACGACCGCTTGCTTCTTCAAGAGCCTTTTCATCTTCATGATTTTTTAATACAAAAGCAATGATGGATGCAATTTCCTTCATTTCTTCTTTTCCAAATCCACGTGATGTAACCGCAGCGGTACCAATACGGATACCACTTGTTACGAATGGGCTTTCTGGATCGAATGGAATCGTATTTTTGTTAACCGTGATTCCGATTTCATCTAACACTTTTTCAGCTACTTTACCTGTGAGGTTTAATGAACGAACATCTAACAGTAAAAGATGATTATCTGTTCCACCAGATACTAGATCAAGACCTTCACTTTGAAGAGCTTCCGCAAGTGCCTGTGCATTTGAGATAATGTTTTCAGTATATTCCTTAAAGCTATCTGTCAATGCTTCTCCAAATGCAACCGCTTTTGCTGCGATGACGTGCATTAAAGGACCACCTTGGATCCCAGGGAAGATAGACTTATCAATTTTCTTCGCGAATTCTTCCTTACAAAGAATCATTCCACCACGTGGACCACGTAAGGTTTTGTGAGTCGTCGTTGTAACGAAATCAGCATATGGCACTGGGTTTTGGTGTAGCCCAGTCGCTACTAAACCAGCGATGTGCGCCATATCAACCATTAGGTACGCGCCAACTTCATCTGCAATTTCTCTAAACTTCGCAAAGTCAATCGCTCTTGGATATGCACTTGCTCCGGCTACGATTAGCTTTGGCTTATGCTCCTTTGCTTTTTGAAGAACATCATCATAGTTAATAGTATGAGATGTCTCGTCCACTCCGTATTCTACGAAGTTATATTGAACTCCACTAAAGTTTACAGGACTTCCGTGCGTTAAGTGACCTCCATGAGAAAGGTTCATTCCAAGCACCGTGTCACCTGGCTCTAAAACAGTGAAGTAAACCGCCATGTTCGCTTGAGCTCCAGAGTGAGGCTGTACGTTTGCATGCTCCGCACCAAAAATTTCTTTCGCACGGTCTCTCGCAATATTTTCAACTACATCTACATATTCACAACCACCATAGTAACGTCTACCAGGGTAGCCTTCTGCGTATTTATTCGTTAAAACGGAACCTTGTGCTTCCATAACAGCTTCTGACACAAAGTTTTCAGAGGCAATCAATTCAATCTTCGTACGTTGACGATCTAACTCTTTCTGCATCGCTTCGAACACTAATTTGTCTTGAGTATTAATGTGGCTCATTGATATTTCCCCCTTGTAGGATGGCAATTTTACGATAATTCTCAATTCCGTCATTATTGTATCATGATTATCCAATTGAAAAAAGAAACTTCAAGGAGATTGTAAACCTTTTCAACCTCGGTACTATTGTTTTTTGGTTAAAAGAAGCTTGTCCGCCTTCGTAATGCTGTCTTTTAACCAAGGTGGCGTCTTCTGGTGATTCAAGATTTCTTCGGAGGTCATCCAATAAATATTTTCGACTTCGTCCGGACTTTTGCGGTAAGGTTCGCCTGAGGCAATTTCTCCTAGAAACACGATATTGATGACATGCACTGAGTCCCCAGCCACAAATGATACTCCGTGAACATACCGAACATTGTCTTTTAAAATGATACCTAATTCTTCCTCTACTTCTCTTTTGACCGTATGCTCCAGAACGTCTGCCACATTTCCTTCCTGATCTACCTTTCCTCCAACAAGTGAAAGAGTTCCTGGTTCATGCTCTTCTTTTAGCCCTCTTTGAATGATTAACCAACGTCCGTCCTTATGTATGGCTGCTTCTACATTGACTATAAACATAGGGGGTGGCCTCCTCTTTTTATTGATATGTTTATGTATATTGTACCTTTTTGGGGTTGGGGTGTGGTGGATGAGTTTTGAGTGGTGGTGGTTTTTGTGATGGGGGCTGGTACTTTCCAGTGGAGGCCGCTTTCTTTCCGGCGGAGCAAGTTCATGGTTTGGATTGGCTTTTTTTATGGGACATTATATTTCATTTATGGGACATATCTACTCTCTTGTGAGACACTTCCACCCTTTTATGGGACATTTCCACTCTCTTATGGGACACTATCCTCATCGGTTATATGACACAACTCGCCCTCACTTTAAAGTCCCTCTCAAATCAAAACAAAAAAGCCGCACAAGGCGGCCCCACACTACGCAACTTTCACTTTCTGTTTTTCTCCCCCACCCATTCGCTTAATCGCAACTCCGATCAGGAACAACAGTGAGATCACACCAAACACAATGACCATTTTCTTGAATCCGATCGTATCCAGGAAGAATCCTGTTAGGAGCATTAGGATTTGGAAGATGATGTTCTCCACCATTCCTCTAATGGAGAAGAAACGCCCGTGATGCGATTCTGGGATTTCCGTTTGGAAAATGGTTGTGATAATTGGAAATAGCGAACCT encodes:
- a CDS encoding S8 family serine peptidase, coding for MKRIWLCLLVLYLGVAQPAFGIEVEIPPLPKEDLNEEKIAIVVLEDKWNEEQIQQLVQQYPTLEIRHYFTHALNGFSVKGKVHELRKLNEVQEITMVSEVNPYHAMGEGSIPYIGGEDVRSYFDAKNERLTGKGVTVGVIDTGIDYNHPDLKGSYSGGKDFVDGDSDPMETHGRHELDTVHGTHVAGIIAADGKFQGVAPDANIIAYRALGPGGYGTTEQVIAAIEQAIKDKVDVLNLSLGSSVNGPDLPVSIALNQAVKNGIVAVTSNGNTGPRRWTVGSPGTASEAISVGASTPPLRIPVITYGLEDKEMTLQPLIGSEKWSIEKTYELANGGIGQLDELKDSFGKIALVERGSLTFTEKVLNAEQMGAQGVIIYNNTEGSFIGNLEKQVSIPVASITKKEGEALLSEMKKGDPMVHMAFKEEEDLLADFSSRGPVTSTWDIKPDVVAPGVAINSTVPKGYLSLQGTSMAAPHVAGAAALLLQAHPDWTPEEVKAALMNTSKVLTNKEGGKYHTFEQGAGRIQLLEAVQTESLVMPGSLELGKYTDMKGLETKSAQLKVKNVGKNPIKYSFAVPNHSEVIRWQLPQSFDLQPGEEKEVTVTMTLLEASDKESIYDGYLEMTAGKQLITIPYLFVVNEPDYPRVMGFNIGPSDQKGMWKYEMYLPGGADEMGIALYNPDTLQFQGFLDWKRNVHHGMVSKELDFKSMPKGAFKAIIFAKKSGQQDILEIDLYIPKPGDQRIGGTEVGGGSEVRPPAGGGTEGTGTLSHSGVLSAETGELISDKGDLGTDISEISSEKVCPGPV
- the glyA gene encoding serine hydroxymethyltransferase — its product is MSHINTQDKLVFEAMQKELDRQRTKIELIASENFVSEAVMEAQGSVLTNKYAEGYPGRRYYGGCEYVDVVENIARDRAKEIFGAEHANVQPHSGAQANMAVYFTVLEPGDTVLGMNLSHGGHLTHGSPVNFSGVQYNFVEYGVDETSHTINYDDVLQKAKEHKPKLIVAGASAYPRAIDFAKFREIADEVGAYLMVDMAHIAGLVATGLHQNPVPYADFVTTTTHKTLRGPRGGMILCKEEFAKKIDKSIFPGIQGGPLMHVIAAKAVAFGEALTDSFKEYTENIISNAQALAEALQSEGLDLVSGGTDNHLLLLDVRSLNLTGKVAEKVLDEIGITVNKNTIPFDPESPFVTSGIRIGTAAVTSRGFGKEEMKEIASIIAFVLKNHEDEKALEEASGRVTALTSRFTLYPERG
- a CDS encoding NUDIX hydrolase, translating into MFIVNVEAAIHKDGRWLIIQRGLKEEHEPGTLSLVGGKVDQEGNVADVLEHTVKREVEEELGIILKDNVRYVHGVSFVAGDSVHVINIVFLGEIASGEPYRKSPDEVENIYWMTSEEILNHQKTPPWLKDSITKADKLLLTKKQ
- a CDS encoding GNAT family N-acetyltransferase → MKVCRRISGANIEVIGKYIATLNGAMENHIGYFGTDPSDIEDVLKEILEDEESLIFIATGSLDAIEVAEVVLEGADEGFDMRPLLGVLVLDVDSERKWVEVMGPFSESVSDVVFTRLWEEALNVIGEGYRYQLFFHEENVSLLRFAGRHGFSFKGNELIYEIRDYESKGHKLTLLADEDKEVFVALHNAVFPRTYYDGNEILERVDENQQLFVHYSEQGTLIGYVYIEADPLMQDGSVEFVGVHADYRKQGIGRELLGKALEWFFVERGFTGLVTLCVNEDLKGAQNLYEAVGFERKKMLLTYLREG
- the wecB gene encoding non-hydrolyzing UDP-N-acetylglucosamine 2-epimerase; amino-acid sequence: MDRPIKVMTIFGTRPEAIKMAPLVLELKKRPEQFETIVTVTAQHRQMLDQVLNIFGIEPDYDLNIMKDRQTLIDVTTRGLEGLDKVMKEAKPDIVLAHGDTTTTFIAGLAAFYNQIPVGHVEAGLRTWNKYSPYPEEMNRQLTGVLADLHFSPTDKSAANLRQENKVEESIFITGNTAIDALKTTVKDDYHHEIFDKIGSDRLVLMTAHRRENLGENMRSMFKAVKRMVESHDDVQVVYPVHLNPAVREVADEILGNDPRIHLIEPLDVIDFHNFLSRSEIILTDSGGIQEEAPSLGKPVLVLRDTTERPEGIEAGTLKLAGVDEDTIFNLAHELLTDKAEYEKMSKASNPYGDGQASARIADAIRYYFKQTTEKPDSFKA
- the upp gene encoding uracil phosphoribosyltransferase, which produces MAKVYVFDHPLIQHKLTYIREKSTGTKEFRELVDEVATLMAFEATRDLPLQDVEIDTPVSRTTSKVLAGKKLGIIPILRAGIGMVDGILKLIPAAKVGHIGLYRDPETLMPVEYYVKLPSDVEERDFIVVDPMLATGGSAVEAINSLKKRGAKNMKLMCLIAAPEGVKAVEEAHPDVDIYIAALDERLNEKGYIVPGLGDAGDRLFGTK